A single window of uncultured Methanospirillum sp. DNA harbors:
- the nifS gene encoding cysteine desulfurase NifS, translating to MTAERIVYMDHSATTATDPAVVDAMIPWFSKGYGNPSSLYRIARESKKVIEEARNQVAAALGAKPDEIYFTSGGTEADNWAIKGIVSANHKKGNHIITSAIEHHAVLHTCEYLEKQGFTVTYLPVDETGQVRISDLKDAITDQTILVTIMFANNEIGTIEPIAEIGKVCREHGVFFHTDAVQAIGNVPIDVEAMNIDLLSLSAHKFYGPKGIGALYIRKSIRIDNLLHGGGQEKRRRAGTENIPGIVGLGLAIERATARMDEQNKRVSALRDRLLDGILKAIPNTRLNGHPKERLPGNLNVSFDFIEGESMLLLLDHFGICASTGSACTSGSLEPSHVLLATGLPAETAHGSLRLTLGAENTDEDVDYVLEQLQKVVIRLREMSPLYADHKKRSCNV from the coding sequence ATGACTGCAGAACGAATCGTGTACATGGACCATTCTGCAACAACCGCTACCGATCCAGCGGTCGTCGATGCAATGATCCCATGGTTCTCAAAAGGGTACGGAAACCCGTCGTCCCTGTACCGCATTGCACGCGAATCAAAAAAAGTGATTGAAGAAGCGAGAAATCAGGTAGCGGCAGCACTTGGTGCAAAACCTGATGAGATCTACTTCACTTCAGGTGGAACCGAGGCTGATAACTGGGCAATAAAGGGGATTGTATCAGCTAACCATAAGAAAGGCAACCACATCATCACCAGTGCAATTGAGCATCACGCTGTCCTTCACACCTGCGAATACCTCGAAAAACAGGGATTCACAGTCACTTACCTCCCGGTGGATGAGACAGGACAGGTGCGTATCAGTGACCTGAAGGATGCAATCACTGACCAGACCATTCTGGTCACGATCATGTTTGCAAACAATGAGATCGGTACGATCGAACCGATTGCTGAGATCGGAAAAGTCTGTCGCGAACACGGAGTGTTCTTCCACACCGATGCTGTCCAGGCGATCGGGAATGTCCCGATCGACGTCGAGGCGATGAATATCGATCTCCTCTCGCTCTCTGCGCACAAGTTTTACGGTCCAAAAGGAATCGGTGCCCTTTATATCAGAAAAAGCATCCGGATTGACAACCTCCTGCATGGAGGAGGACAGGAGAAGAGGAGACGTGCCGGAACCGAGAATATTCCCGGAATAGTTGGGCTCGGTCTTGCTATTGAACGTGCCACTGCAAGAATGGATGAGCAGAACAAGCGGGTTTCTGCACTCAGGGATCGTCTGCTTGACGGTATTCTCAAGGCCATTCCGAACACAAGGCTGAACGGACACCCGAAGGAGAGACTTCCAGGCAACCTGAATGTGAGCTTTGACTTTATTGAAGGAGAGTCCATGCTCCTGCTCCTCGATCACTTCGGAATCTGTGCCTCAACCGGGAGTGCATGCACATCAGGATCGCTTGAACCGTCCCATGTGCTGCTGGCTACCGGGCTCCCTGCCGAGACCGCACATGGCTCACTCAGGCTCACACTTGGAGCAGAGAACACAGACGAGGATGTCGATTATGTTCTGGAACAGCTCCAGAAGGTGGTAATCCGCCTGCGGGAGATGTCTCCTCTGTACGCAGATCATAAAAAGAGGTCATGTAATGTATAG
- the nifU gene encoding Fe-S cluster assembly scaffold protein NifU: MYSEKVMDHFMNPRNQGEITEADGVGEVGNPTCGDIMRIFLTVKDNIITEVKFQTFGCGAAVASSSMATEMIKGKTLEEAWEVSNKAVAEALEGLPAIKMHCSVLAEEGIHKAINDYRVKHGLEPWEEKNPHSHDHHGHEDETCPT, translated from the coding sequence ATGTATAGCGAAAAGGTAATGGATCATTTCATGAACCCCCGGAACCAGGGGGAGATCACGGAAGCTGATGGTGTTGGAGAAGTAGGAAACCCCACCTGCGGGGATATCATGCGTATCTTCCTCACCGTGAAGGACAACATCATCACCGAGGTGAAGTTCCAGACCTTCGGATGCGGGGCAGCGGTTGCATCCAGCAGCATGGCAACCGAGATGATCAAGGGAAAGACCCTTGAAGAGGCATGGGAGGTCTCAAACAAAGCAGTAGCCGAGGCACTTGAAGGGCTTCCGGCAATAAAGATGCACTGCTCGGTTCTTGCAGAAGAGGGAATTCACAAGGCTATCAATGATTACCGGGTAAAGCACGGGCTTGAACCCTGGGAAGAGAAGAATCCTCATTCACATGACCACCACGGTCATGAGGATGAGACCTGCCCTACATAA
- a CDS encoding O-acetylhomoserine aminocarboxypropyltransferase/cysteine synthase: MTDKKDRDATTSLHAGQVPDPTTGALAVPIYQTTSYQFRDADHAAALFGLSELGNIYTRLMNPTTDVLEKRIAALEGGSGALAVASGQAAISYALLNITRVGDEIVAANNLYGGTYTLLHYTFAKLGRKVIFVDSQDPEAFRKAITPKTRAIYAETLGNPKLDVPDFRKIADIAHEAGIAFVVDNTSAVGLVKPIEHGVDIVVHSATKFVGGHGNSIGGLIVDSGKFNWGNGKYPEFSEPDPSYHGLVYWDVFKDFAGLGNVAFVFKIRLSLLRDLGAALSPFNSFLLLQGFETLPLRVKQHSENALAVAKHLKAHPKVAWVNYPGLSDNPTHAVASRYLNHGFGGLLGVGIKGGVEEGKKVINALKLFSHVANIGDSKSLVIHPASTTHQQLTPEELTATGVTPDYIRLSIGIENIEDIIEDLDQALAQI; this comes from the coding sequence ATGACTGACAAAAAAGACAGAGACGCAACTACATCACTGCACGCAGGACAGGTCCCGGACCCGACAACCGGAGCACTCGCAGTTCCGATCTACCAGACAACCAGTTACCAGTTCCGTGATGCTGACCATGCAGCAGCACTCTTCGGTCTTTCAGAGCTTGGAAACATCTACACCCGGCTCATGAATCCAACCACCGACGTGCTCGAGAAGCGTATCGCTGCACTTGAGGGCGGATCAGGAGCACTTGCCGTGGCATCAGGTCAGGCAGCCATCTCGTACGCCCTCCTTAACATCACCAGGGTTGGCGATGAGATCGTAGCTGCAAACAATCTCTACGGCGGTACCTACACGCTCCTGCACTACACATTTGCTAAGCTCGGACGCAAGGTTATCTTTGTCGACTCCCAGGATCCTGAAGCATTCAGGAAGGCAATTACCCCGAAGACCCGTGCAATCTACGCAGAGACACTCGGAAACCCGAAACTCGATGTACCTGACTTCCGTAAGATCGCTGACATCGCCCACGAGGCAGGAATCGCATTCGTTGTAGACAACACATCTGCTGTCGGTCTGGTAAAGCCGATCGAGCACGGTGTCGACATCGTTGTCCACTCTGCAACCAAGTTTGTCGGGGGACACGGCAACTCCATCGGCGGGCTCATCGTCGATTCAGGCAAGTTCAACTGGGGCAACGGAAAGTATCCCGAGTTCTCAGAACCAGATCCAAGTTACCACGGGCTTGTCTACTGGGATGTCTTCAAGGACTTTGCAGGGCTTGGAAACGTGGCATTTGTCTTCAAGATCCGTCTCTCACTTCTGCGAGATCTCGGGGCTGCTCTCTCTCCGTTCAATTCATTCCTGCTGCTCCAGGGCTTTGAGACGCTCCCGCTCAGGGTGAAACAGCACTCCGAGAACGCTCTTGCAGTCGCAAAGCACCTGAAGGCACACCCCAAGGTTGCCTGGGTCAACTATCCGGGTCTTTCAGACAACCCGACCCATGCGGTTGCATCCAGGTACCTCAATCACGGGTTCGGAGGTCTTCTCGGAGTAGGTATCAAGGGAGGAGTCGAGGAAGGAAAGAAGGTCATCAACGCACTCAAACTCTTCTCCCATGTTGCAAACATCGGAGACTCAAAGAGCCTTGTGATCCACCCGGCATCGACAACCCACCAGCAGCTCACTCCCGAAGAGCTTACTGCAACCGGAGTTACTCCAGATTATATCAGACTCTCAATCGGAATCGAAAATATCGAAGATATTATTGAGGATCTGGATCAAGCCTTAGCTCAGATCTGA
- a CDS encoding homoserine O-acetyltransferase — MIRGSVGTVKTEQVTFKEPLTLESGETLPELTIAYETYGTLDRDRSNAILICHALSGDSHVAGYHTGTDKPGWWDIVIGPGKALDTDQYFIICSNVLGGCKGTTGPSSLNPETNKPYGLSFPVITIGDMVHAQSRLLQHFNIQRLFAVIGGSMGGMQALKWSVLYPDLASRVVVIASTAYSTPQQIAFNEVARSAIRSDPDWNHGDYYENFPPTRGLSLARMIGHITYLSDESMHQKFGRGLQGKEELSYDFTTDFQVESYLHYQGDRFTQRFDANSYLYITKAIDYFDMSVNDSLIEAFRSVKAKFLIVSVSSDWLYPPYLSQEIVTALSSANADVEYCEIRSNFGHDAFLLEEGQMNYLLGRFLSSLTIADVMKVQAPTLNEDVTIKEAAELMIAQSVNHLPVVDSEGALTGIVTSWDISRSVAREFTSLDEIMTRDVFFASPEEPVDSAVKRMEQNHISALPVVDDKRRVIGLITAERLSRLIGRCR; from the coding sequence ATGATTCGAGGATCTGTTGGAACGGTAAAAACCGAACAGGTGACATTCAAAGAGCCTCTCACACTGGAAAGTGGGGAGACTCTCCCTGAACTCACTATTGCGTACGAAACGTACGGTACCCTTGATCGCGATAGATCAAACGCTATTCTTATCTGTCACGCCTTGTCAGGTGACTCTCATGTAGCCGGTTATCATACAGGAACCGACAAACCAGGCTGGTGGGATATAGTCATAGGTCCGGGAAAAGCACTTGATACAGATCAATACTTCATCATCTGTTCAAATGTTCTGGGCGGTTGTAAAGGGACTACCGGCCCTTCGTCACTCAATCCGGAAACAAACAAACCATATGGTCTTTCCTTCCCGGTCATCACCATCGGTGACATGGTTCATGCCCAGAGTCGTCTTCTTCAGCACTTTAATATTCAGCGTCTTTTTGCAGTCATCGGCGGATCGATGGGGGGAATGCAGGCACTTAAGTGGTCAGTTCTCTACCCTGACCTTGCAAGCAGGGTTGTGGTGATCGCAAGTACTGCCTACTCGACGCCGCAGCAGATCGCCTTTAACGAGGTTGCCCGGAGTGCAATCCGGTCTGATCCTGACTGGAATCATGGCGACTACTATGAGAATTTCCCCCCGACCCGGGGGTTGTCGCTTGCCAGAATGATAGGCCATATCACGTATCTCTCTGATGAATCGATGCATCAGAAGTTTGGCAGAGGTCTGCAGGGGAAGGAGGAACTCAGTTATGACTTCACCACTGATTTTCAGGTAGAGAGTTACCTGCATTATCAGGGTGATCGGTTTACCCAGCGGTTTGATGCAAACTCGTACCTGTATATCACCAAGGCGATCGATTACTTCGACATGTCTGTGAATGACTCACTTATCGAGGCATTTCGCAGTGTGAAGGCAAAATTCCTGATCGTTTCGGTATCTTCAGACTGGCTGTATCCCCCATACCTCTCACAGGAGATCGTCACCGCCCTCTCTTCAGCCAATGCAGATGTTGAGTACTGTGAGATCAGGTCAAATTTTGGTCATGATGCGTTCCTGCTTGAGGAAGGGCAGATGAACTACCTTCTCGGACGGTTCCTCTCGTCTCTGACCATTGCAGATGTGATGAAAGTTCAGGCCCCGACTCTGAACGAGGACGTCACGATCAAGGAGGCTGCCGAGCTGATGATTGCCCAGTCAGTCAATCATCTGCCGGTGGTTGACTCGGAGGGAGCACTCACCGGGATCGTCACATCCTGGGATATCTCGCGATCAGTTGCACGGGAGTTCACCTCTCTTGATGAGATCATGACACGGGATGTCTTCTTCGCATCGCCAGAAGAACCGGTTGACAGTGCAGTGAAGCGGATGGAGCAGAACCACATCTCTGCACTGCCGGTGGTTGACGACAAGCGAAGAGTGATCGGCCTTATCACAGCAGAACGTCTCTCCAGGCTTATCGGCCGTTGCCGATAA
- the pscS gene encoding O-phospho-L-seryl-tRNA:Cys-tRNA synthase, translated as MEKNTDLIFAALFKLEEARQVIRDGLPSGLNSQEETQFKEKISELKGIVQALETGTAGKKPGRIAGTIEVRTREEENINIQPIQAAGRLTLAARQAIIAYGDGYSTCDACRKPFRLDKISKPPIADFHTQLAQFVNMDQARVVPGARRGFQAVAQTVVEKGDSVIVSAFAHYTEFLAVEGAGGVVKEVPLNKDNIITADATAEKIEQVKQETGKLPTLVMIDHYDYQLANEHDVKGIAKVAHSYDIPFLYNGAYTVGVMPVDGKAVGADFVVGSGHKSMASPAPSGVLATTSEWADKVFRTTQMVGDVTKRKFGIKEVEMVGCTLMGSNLIAMMASFPEVKERTLHWDDELKKINFFADRLLAIDGSKILSEYPRKHALTKVDTTGNFDRIAETHKRRGFFLSDELSSKGIVGEFAGATRTWKLSTYGLSWEKVRYLADTFTEIAERYELPVSKN; from the coding sequence ATGGAAAAGAATACAGATCTTATCTTTGCAGCACTCTTCAAACTGGAAGAGGCACGACAGGTGATCCGGGACGGACTCCCGTCGGGGCTCAACAGTCAGGAAGAGACTCAGTTCAAAGAGAAGATCTCAGAGCTCAAAGGGATTGTCCAGGCCCTTGAAACCGGGACTGCCGGGAAGAAACCAGGCAGGATCGCCGGAACGATAGAAGTGCGAACACGTGAGGAGGAGAATATCAATATTCAGCCGATCCAGGCAGCAGGACGGCTGACCCTCGCAGCCCGTCAGGCGATCATCGCCTATGGTGACGGCTACTCCACCTGTGATGCCTGCCGGAAACCATTCAGACTGGATAAGATATCAAAACCGCCAATCGCAGACTTTCACACCCAGCTTGCCCAGTTCGTCAATATGGATCAGGCACGGGTTGTGCCTGGAGCACGGAGAGGGTTCCAGGCAGTCGCACAGACCGTTGTAGAGAAGGGTGACTCGGTGATCGTCTCTGCATTTGCACATTATACCGAGTTTCTCGCTGTGGAAGGAGCAGGGGGAGTCGTGAAGGAGGTTCCCTTAAACAAGGACAATATCATCACCGCTGATGCAACTGCAGAAAAGATCGAACAGGTAAAACAGGAGACCGGGAAACTCCCGACCCTGGTGATGATCGATCACTACGATTATCAGCTTGCCAACGAGCATGATGTCAAAGGGATCGCAAAGGTTGCACACAGTTACGATATCCCCTTCCTCTATAATGGTGCATACACCGTCGGAGTCATGCCTGTCGACGGAAAGGCAGTAGGAGCAGACTTCGTAGTCGGCTCCGGTCATAAGAGTATGGCTTCGCCGGCACCTTCCGGGGTGCTGGCGACGACGAGCGAATGGGCAGACAAAGTCTTCCGAACCACCCAGATGGTCGGAGACGTCACCAAACGCAAGTTCGGGATCAAAGAAGTAGAGATGGTCGGATGCACGCTGATGGGATCCAATCTTATCGCAATGATGGCTTCATTCCCTGAAGTGAAAGAGCGGACACTCCACTGGGACGACGAGCTGAAGAAGATCAACTTCTTTGCTGATCGCCTGCTTGCCATCGACGGAAGCAAGATCCTCTCAGAGTACCCCCGGAAACACGCACTGACCAAAGTGGATACAACCGGCAACTTTGACAGGATTGCAGAAACGCACAAACGTCGCGGTTTCTTCCTCTCAGACGAACTCTCTTCAAAGGGAATCGTCGGAGAGTTCGCTGGAGCAACCCGCACCTGGAAGCTCTCAACCTACGGGCTCTCCTGGGAGAAGGTCAGATACCTTGCCGACACATTCACCGAGATAGCAGAACGTTACGAATTACCAGTTTCAAAAAATTAA
- a CDS encoding cysteine desulfurase, giving the protein MVVHHGRISDQMNIDRIRQEIPLTREVIYLDNASTSLSPQPVIDAMVEYETHYRANVGRGVHRLSQIAGQLYWDAHETVNRFIGGEGGTPVFVRNCTEAINMVARGLIFRPGDEIITTVTDHHSNLLPWYSLREKGVIVKVIAPSTPTAGITADDVSSAITRNTRLVAASHASNVLGTVHPVKEITEIAHDHNALCLVDGAQSVPHMKTDVKDIGCDYLCFSGHKMLGPTGTGILWMTEDTLEPLLLGGGMIDDVTTDGYLVASGYSKYEAGTPNISGALGLRAAVKYLNAIGMNEIEAHERVLTGKLLSGLSGIEGVSIIGPPEGENRIGVVSFIVEGLHPHEVAHILDDQYTVIVRSGHHCCMPFMQYLGLPDGTVRASLYMYNTEEEIQTLVEGVREIVEGV; this is encoded by the coding sequence ATGGTAGTACATCATGGGAGGATATCAGATCAGATGAACATCGACCGGATCAGGCAGGAGATCCCTCTCACCCGGGAGGTCATCTACCTTGACAATGCCTCAACGAGCCTTTCCCCGCAGCCGGTCATCGATGCAATGGTGGAGTACGAGACCCATTATCGTGCCAATGTGGGACGTGGAGTGCACCGGCTCTCACAGATCGCAGGCCAGCTCTACTGGGACGCCCATGAGACGGTGAACCGGTTCATCGGCGGGGAAGGTGGAACACCGGTCTTTGTCAGGAACTGTACCGAGGCGATCAACATGGTTGCACGCGGTCTGATCTTCAGACCGGGTGACGAGATCATCACCACGGTCACTGATCATCACTCCAATCTGCTGCCGTGGTATTCTCTTCGGGAAAAGGGTGTCATCGTGAAGGTGATCGCTCCTTCAACTCCTACGGCAGGGATTACAGCTGACGATGTTTCATCTGCGATAACCAGAAATACCCGGCTTGTCGCCGCCAGCCATGCCTCCAACGTGCTTGGAACTGTTCATCCGGTGAAAGAGATTACAGAGATCGCCCATGATCATAATGCCCTCTGCCTTGTGGATGGCGCCCAGTCTGTCCCCCATATGAAGACCGATGTAAAAGATATCGGATGTGACTATCTCTGTTTTTCAGGTCACAAGATGCTCGGCCCTACCGGAACCGGTATCCTCTGGATGACGGAGGATACCCTGGAGCCTCTACTTCTCGGCGGGGGAATGATCGATGATGTTACCACCGACGGGTACCTCGTTGCATCAGGGTATTCGAAGTACGAGGCTGGCACTCCCAATATTTCTGGTGCTTTGGGACTCCGGGCGGCGGTGAAGTACCTTAACGCCATCGGGATGAATGAGATTGAGGCTCATGAAAGAGTTCTTACCGGGAAGTTGCTCTCCGGCTTGTCAGGAATCGAAGGGGTCAGTATCATCGGACCTCCTGAAGGAGAGAATCGGATTGGGGTTGTTTCGTTTATCGTTGAGGGTTTGCACCCTCATGAAGTTGCCCATATTCTGGATGATCAGTACACGGTCATTGTGAGATCAGGGCATCACTGTTGTATGCCGTTTATGCAATATCTGGGGCTTCCTGACGGGACGGTGCGGGCAAGTTTGTACATGTATAATACAGAAGAAGAGATTCAGACGCTGGTTGAGGGTGTCAGGGAGATTGTGGAAGGGGTTTGA
- a CDS encoding thiamine S protein: protein MKLIFPDGHDAEVASEGRTIETIILDLGLNPLELLVSRDGEIIPEDTIGNESDTIRLIRISHGG from the coding sequence ATGAAACTTATCTTTCCTGATGGGCATGATGCAGAGGTTGCTTCAGAAGGCCGGACAATAGAAACGATTATTCTGGACCTAGGACTCAACCCGCTCGAACTTCTCGTCTCACGGGATGGTGAGATAATTCCCGAAGACACAATCGGAAATGAGAGCGATACCATCAGGCTCATCAGGATATCGCATGGAGGGTAA
- the nadA gene encoding quinolinate synthase NadA has translation MIPALPEPWALSRRRIQIIITIVKALPSDGEPAEPACNRDLIREIREMADRQGVLILAHNYQSPEIYQIAERIGDSLELARAAQETDAETILFCGVDFMADTAKILNPQARVLIPDPQARCTMAHMAGEQAAMKLREQYPDAEVVSYVNTTTATKAVSDICCTSANAIEIVESVESDQVIFLPDRNLAAYVSRFTRKEIIPAAGFCYVHDAITRESVDAMQKLHPEAAFVAHPECRPEIIDMADAVCSTGGMARFCRDASASSFIIGTESGMLHRLRTEVVGKKFFSVAGVCAPMKQVTLEKIKTCLTTGSGEVVLDQNLMDAARAPLERMIEVSKSMKSRSCRTREEIRKGL, from the coding sequence ATGATACCGGCACTGCCGGAACCGTGGGCATTATCCCGGAGGAGGATACAGATAATTATCACAATCGTGAAAGCGCTTCCATCAGACGGAGAACCAGCGGAGCCTGCATGTAACCGGGATCTCATCAGAGAGATCAGGGAGATGGCAGACCGGCAGGGGGTTCTCATCCTCGCCCACAACTATCAGTCGCCTGAGATCTACCAGATCGCAGAGAGAATCGGAGATTCCCTAGAACTGGCAAGAGCCGCTCAGGAGACCGATGCAGAGACGATCCTCTTCTGTGGCGTTGACTTCATGGCTGACACCGCGAAGATCCTAAATCCGCAGGCACGCGTCCTGATCCCGGATCCACAGGCCCGGTGCACCATGGCACACATGGCAGGAGAGCAGGCAGCCATGAAGCTCAGGGAGCAGTACCCGGATGCAGAGGTGGTCAGTTATGTCAACACCACAACGGCAACCAAGGCGGTGAGTGACATCTGCTGCACCTCTGCAAACGCGATCGAGATCGTAGAATCTGTTGAATCAGATCAGGTCATCTTTCTTCCAGATCGGAACCTTGCTGCATATGTGAGCAGGTTTACGAGAAAGGAGATCATCCCTGCAGCCGGGTTCTGTTATGTCCACGATGCCATCACAAGAGAGAGTGTCGATGCCATGCAGAAGCTTCATCCTGAAGCAGCCTTTGTTGCACATCCGGAGTGCAGGCCTGAAATCATTGACATGGCTGATGCAGTCTGCTCAACCGGCGGGATGGCAAGGTTCTGCCGTGATGCATCTGCATCATCCTTTATCATCGGCACCGAGTCAGGAATGCTCCACCGGCTGCGAACAGAGGTTGTGGGAAAGAAGTTCTTCTCGGTTGCCGGGGTCTGTGCACCGATGAAACAGGTAACACTTGAGAAGATCAAGACCTGCCTGACAACCGGTTCTGGTGAGGTTGTCCTCGACCAGAACCTCATGGATGCAGCACGAGCCCCGCTTGAACGAATGATCGAGGTCTCAAAATCAATGAAGAGCCGATCCTGCAGGACCCGGGAAGAGATCAGAAAAGGGCTATAG
- a CDS encoding C1 family peptidase: MPNLPGVVSGTLVMTVICTLLFVAPSSGASCTSCTGPANISVSGISLQDIDPGNLTAFRSVDPREIGRAMDISGYSHADLDEISTIIATTQNNETPDTAAAVMSLQTDVVLAMQEANRNLARFTIPENLTSLPRGSFSHLDRFVYIPSEWDQTGGVDEHCGNCWVWADTGALQLDLAYQKNITDRLSVQYFTSSYHNGTGIWACCGGSPVWFADFYNSTKKAVPWTNTNASFVDSRSMCEKGESTAMNASNIQTTPYYPLDQVSALMISTNAKYEERPISNETAVNSIKAALQSGKAVLFIYTPDNWTPMMNFWNNQTEEDIFTPGLTPGTLYNDGGHVMLILGYNDSDPENQYWTVLNSWGSSENRPHALFRLNMDIDYSLQNPDGVNSYEFYVLNVTYPEKSSLITR; this comes from the coding sequence ATGCCAAACCTGCCCGGAGTGGTGAGTGGAACACTCGTAATGACCGTGATATGTACACTTTTATTCGTGGCCCCTTCTTCAGGAGCCTCCTGTACATCCTGCACCGGTCCTGCAAATATTTCTGTCAGCGGAATAAGTTTACAAGACATTGACCCGGGAAACCTCACTGCATTCCGGAGTGTTGACCCCCGTGAAATTGGCAGGGCGATGGATATCAGTGGATATTCACATGCCGATCTGGATGAGATCAGCACTATTATTGCTACTACTCAGAACAATGAAACGCCGGATACTGCTGCAGCAGTGATGAGTCTACAGACCGATGTCGTGCTTGCAATGCAGGAAGCAAATCGAAATCTGGCCAGGTTCACCATCCCTGAAAACCTGACATCCCTCCCCCGAGGTTCATTCAGCCATCTCGATCGGTTTGTCTATATTCCCTCCGAATGGGACCAGACCGGAGGGGTCGATGAGCATTGTGGAAACTGCTGGGTATGGGCAGATACCGGAGCTCTTCAACTCGATCTCGCATACCAGAAAAACATCACCGACCGGCTATCAGTTCAGTACTTCACCTCGTCGTATCACAATGGAACCGGGATATGGGCCTGTTGTGGTGGGTCTCCAGTCTGGTTTGCTGATTTTTATAATTCAACAAAAAAAGCAGTTCCCTGGACCAACACGAATGCGTCATTTGTAGACAGCCGGAGCATGTGCGAGAAAGGCGAGTCAACAGCAATGAATGCATCAAACATCCAAACCACCCCATACTACCCTCTCGATCAGGTATCTGCTCTCATGATTAGTACAAATGCTAAGTATGAAGAGCGCCCGATATCCAATGAAACCGCAGTCAATTCGATAAAAGCAGCCCTGCAATCCGGAAAAGCAGTTCTATTCATATATACTCCTGATAACTGGACTCCTATGATGAACTTCTGGAATAACCAGACTGAAGAGGATATTTTTACACCTGGCCTCACACCGGGTACCCTTTACAATGATGGTGGCCATGTCATGCTCATCCTGGGTTATAACGATTCTGACCCTGAAAACCAGTACTGGACTGTGCTCAACAGCTGGGGTTCATCAGAAAACCGGCCTCATGCACTATTCAGATTGAATATGGACATCGATTACTCACTCCAGAATCCGGACGGGGTTAACTCCTATGAGTTCTATGTCCTGAATGTGACATATCCGGAGAAGAGTTCCCTCATTACCCGATAA
- a CDS encoding TIGR00269 family protein — MEGKRPACSICSTPAVYLDRESGAHLCSRHLKESVESRVLSRLMQEEPLPEIIGVAFSGGKDSTALLAVLASLKERIPSRLIALTVDEGISGYREDTIRHAKDVCTRLGVEHRIISFTRLYGRSLDEILKSSNRKACTVCGILRRRALEALAEEEGVHLIVTGHNQDDHAQTTLMNAFSADIKKVFAGSGSTSRFARRIKPFAAVSEREVTLYAIVSDLFMDLPECPYAGEALRGEVRRLLNRFEQEHPGSMRNLARVEENIRARLHNKVQKTPMETCKVCGWPGSGDVCQVCMLLKEQQTQRIE, encoded by the coding sequence ATGGAGGGTAAGCGACCGGCCTGCTCTATCTGCTCCACTCCGGCTGTGTATCTGGATCGGGAGAGCGGAGCCCATCTCTGCAGTCGGCACCTCAAAGAGTCGGTTGAGTCCAGAGTTTTGAGCCGGCTCATGCAGGAGGAGCCTCTTCCGGAGATCATCGGGGTTGCATTCAGTGGGGGGAAGGATAGTACGGCTCTTCTCGCAGTTCTTGCATCCCTGAAAGAGAGGATTCCATCACGGCTGATTGCACTCACTGTTGACGAAGGTATCAGTGGGTACCGGGAGGATACCATCAGGCATGCGAAGGATGTATGCACCAGACTTGGCGTCGAGCACAGGATCATCAGTTTTACCAGATTGTATGGCAGAAGTCTCGATGAGATTCTGAAGAGTTCCAACCGAAAAGCATGCACTGTTTGTGGAATTCTCAGAAGGCGGGCACTTGAGGCGTTAGCTGAAGAAGAGGGAGTCCATCTCATTGTCACCGGTCATAACCAGGATGATCATGCCCAGACGACGCTGATGAATGCCTTCTCTGCTGACATTAAAAAAGTGTTTGCGGGTTCAGGGAGTACATCGCGGTTTGCACGCCGGATCAAACCATTTGCAGCGGTGAGCGAGAGAGAAGTGACACTCTATGCTATCGTCTCTGATCTTTTCATGGACCTTCCCGAATGCCCGTATGCAGGGGAGGCTCTCAGGGGAGAAGTCAGGAGACTTCTGAACAGGTTTGAGCAGGAACATCCGGGTTCGATGAGAAATCTTGCTCGTGTCGAGGAGAATATCAGAGCCCGGTTGCATAATAAAGTCCAGAAAACACCAATGGAGACGTGTAAGGTCTGTGGATGGCCCGGCTCCGGGGATGTCTGTCAGGTTTGTATGCTGCTCAAAGAACAACAAACCCAACGAATAGAATAA